In Thunnus albacares chromosome 1, fThuAlb1.1, whole genome shotgun sequence, the DNA window AGTCAAACTAGAGTAACCAAAGGAACTACAGAAACTCAATTATACAAGTCTGTTTTGCATTTCATCTCAACAACCATAACAGTAAtgcaaacagattaaaaaaaatgttaaatactttgagacacaaatacacaatcattgtgtttctttgtaaACTACTTCTATGTATGTTTGAACAGATGCGATGAATGAACGCAAATGAGACAAGCAGCGgtgataaaaagtgaaaataacagCATCTGTCTCCAAAATTGCACCATCTGCAACTTTTTGAAGTCATTCATACTTCAAGTCAGTCACCAAATTGAAATAATTAGCAAACTGTTACCTTAGGTTTTGTTCATCTACATCTACTCAGGGAACTGCCTACATAATTTTGAGTTTAATTTAAACCTGCGTTCTTTAAGATGTTCCTGCGGTAGGAAAAAGGCTTCAACAACACCACTGTATGTTAATCCTAGACTTGAGAGATCAAAATCAGTCTACTGTGTTTACAGACGCCTCTACATCAACGCAGAGGAGCCCTGAAACTTATGTGGAGCAGATATTTTCATGCTCCGTTaatgcacacacaggcacattaAAGCTAGAAAACTTCCTTTTTTATAGCCTAGTATACATTTTGTATTGTACATTTTGCAGCTGAGTCTCCAAACAATACATTCATCATCTTGCCTTCCAGAAAGCTAGACTTTAAGTCCAGGCCACTTTGCTATGGGATGAGATACCCTGACTTAGCCTACTATGATGTACACATCGCTAATGAATGCTTATAGGTcactaaataaaatagtttGCATTGCTAAACATCAGTGCACACATATCCCAGATTACATCAAGGCCATTTATATAAAGTCTTGCCTAACTTATGTTGTCTTAACTGTACCCAGAATAAGATCCAGGTGTTCAGAGGGAGCTTTTAGTTACTTTGGTCCTGCTCTCTGGAACAAACCATTCAAAACTACATGAGGTGTACTTTAATTATTGTATGAAAATCAAACAGCAACCTCTTTCATTCTCcaaattttctgttattttcatattcacTTCAAATACTCCAAACAGACACTGTCATTACAGTTCCCTTTATTACGGAAACAGCTTTACAGGCACTCAAGATAAAAGTCTGGCACTGCTTTCAAGCTTCAGGGAAAACTGAACTGACTTGCTAATACACAATTAAAGTTGTGTCATCAAATTGAAAAAGGGCTTTAACAAAAAATACCACTTGCCCTACAAGATGTGATATAATTGATCAAGCATGCTATAGTGTATTTTAATTCTTTACTGCACTAGCATAGCTTTTCTAGTTATTATGAACTGTACAACAAGGCAGTGCACACTGCATGCAGACATTTACAAAAGAGAAGATGTTGATATCCACGTTGTATTCTTAAACAATTACAGACAGGCCCTTCACATGACAGCCATAGGAAAACAAAGCAGTATGACACTACATTCAAGCCAACAACTAACATTGAATCTAAGTTTGAACTCAACACTCAGGTCTACTCTATATTTTAAGAACAAGTCTCTAATGTCCTCGTCCAAATCTGACAGGCTTACTCTTCATTTTTTGTTGCAACAGCctaattagttttatttcagtCAACAAAGTTAAATGCCATTACTTTTCCAAAACTTTCTAAGCTTTTACTTAATTTCATTACTTTAACAAGCctgaaaagagattttaaaattcCCTAACTTCTCCTGGTTTTCCATGACCCTGGGAACCATCACCTGTTTTGGCCAGTTATGTTACTTTAAAGGGTATCTGGATCAGAAACGTGTCTCCAGTCATAGAAGGGATTTGATACACAGCTGTATTAGTTCAAGTTAACGTTGTAGCATCTCTCCCCTGAGTAAAGGGCAGCACTCACCTGCGGATCTTCCTGGCTGGCTGGTTAAACCAGGTACGCACTCTTTTCTGCCAGTCTTTGTGGAAATGGGGGTTCAGGATCATTCCATTCCGGCTTGGGGCCATGGCTGCCTGCTTCCCTGTAACACAGCGTGGTACACAGGCATAAGCAGAGTGTCATGCCGGCACACCACCGGTCCTCTGAGAGGctaagctaacatgctaacgaCCATACACATTAACGACTGCTACGTGCCACTACTGGTCATTTTCAGACCTAATTTGCCATTTCGGCAATAGTTACGTGAGATCCTTTTATTTTAATAAGACATTATTTAAATATGACGCTAATAAAGTTGGCCTGTAACGGCAACGctagcagacacacacaaacaccaggAGACCGACCATCACCGCGAAAATAGACACTTTTTAGCAATTATACGAGGAAATCTGTGACAATAATCATATTGTTTCAAAGGTGTTAAAACACACTATTTCATGTGTTCAGTGGAAttttaaaacactgataaaaTACCAAGGATTAACACAGATTAGTTTGAATTCTGTGGAGGATAATTTCACATACCTACGAGGGAGGAAAATGGCCGAAAGGAAAAAGGAAGTAGAAAGGCGGTGGATTGTGGGATATGGGGTCCTATCAAAGAGTACACTCAAGAGCATTCCCCTCCACTACAGGAACACAACCGATAAAACGTGAAAttcatgaaaatatttcagattATTTAATGTAAGGGTAGGTAAAATAgttattaaatgaattaaatgtgatgaaataataGTTACACATATATATAGCCACGCTGTTTAAAAAACACCCCCTTCATTCATAGTTTTCTTCGTAAGTTGTATCATTTTGCGCTGTACCAGAGCAGCCTCACAGGCTGTACACTATATTCTTATACAAGCGCGACACATGCAGAACCGCAAAACAAAAGCTTTTGTCAGTATCTAAGATAAATATGCACAAAATTGTGGACTCACATAAACCGACCACAGAAGGAGGTAATTTTTAGCAAAACCGGAAGTAAAGTTTGTTTCTCGTTTTTATCTTCTTTGTTTTGCTATAGAAAAGCGCactcaaaatgttcaaaacccACTTTGAACATTTAGAAATAccttttttaataatttttttttttttttaaatacaaacttgtacaaaaatattttctctacagctgtgatgatgtgatttttaatCACAACATGGCTGAGTTGAGGTTTAGAAATAGGGTCAGATTATTGAATTAGAGAGTTTGGGGTTGCTACAGATATTTAGTGTAGGCTATTAATTGTCTAATGAGTTTTACTTTTTGTCACCAGTTGGACCAGGACAGTAGttcaataataaaagttaataataataaaacttaaaagaCTTAACTTATCTGACTGTGAATTGTTTAAACTTGTGATTGTAAATAGATGTGACTTACATTGGCTGCTGTAGATGTCTGGTTAATAAACTGCAAGCTTTTCTGATATTGATGGGAATTTTTTCATTAATGGGAATTATTTCATGATGTCATGTTGTGTTGATAATGTTGATATTATACGTTAGCTTACAATTAGAGGTGAAGTGTTTATCACTGGCCACTAGATGTAGGCCTTCTACCTTTCATCAGCAGAAGGCAATAACTACAAGGCTTGGCTCTGGTTAGATACAGTAGCTATAGTCCACAACAGTCAACTAAATAATCTTCTTAAAGTTAACCAGCATACATAGCTAATAACTATGTAGCAGTAGGATATGGCTCTAAGTACGTGGCAATGGAAATTACCTTAAACAAAGTGACTTCAAAGCTGGTTATCTTTTATATGTTGAGTACTAGTTTTGAAAGACTGTCAGGGACCATGTGGACTGATCTCTTTTGTAGTGTGTCTTATCAACCACTCCCTGCCATTTCTGACGTACAAACTCAATAAAACCATAATGTCACAGAACTGCAGCACATCATGGATGTTTGAAGTGACTCCTATTAACATTTCTTGTTAGAGAGTCAAAGGTTCAGTCAACAATAGGGATGACctgattattgttattttgcTCTTGCCACTGATCTGGGTCATTTCATATGAATATCAGCTGATAACAAGTCCAatctgatttgatttatttatttatgtttttattatttaccatTAAAACACCTCCAGCAGACTGTGAAGCTTGACACTTTGATTACAGTGGAGCTATTAAAACATCTCATaactaaataaacttaaatgtataaaattaaTTCATGTTTGAGCTATTATTAAAAAGCCCAAAGgttaaatataaacatgttaacTACACATTCTGTAGGTATCAGCAGatacctcagtaaacagtttggTGTTGTGTAGgatgttactgtatgtgctaCAGTTGCTATTAAACAGAATGGGCCTTTAATGATCATGAAAGAAGGTAACGCATGCACAGGGCAGACCTCAACTAAAAGGGCCCAAACAGTTATAGATTTATAATGATGTTTagatattaaaaatattgaatCATGTTACTAATCTAACTTACTGTACCCCAAAATAATAGTATAAAGTATGATAGTACAAAAGGCTCCCAAAGCACTTAAAATATGCAATGgtatacttctacttcagaggAGAACACATTTCACTACATAGCACATTTACTTGACAGATGAATGTCACTGGTTAcgttgcagattcagattttactcacaaaatataacaaataaaatatgatgcactaTTACTGATTAAATTATCCAGCATTATGTAAGATTTAAAAATTTgtatgcaggacttttacagtatttttactgtggtattaatagttttacttcTTAACtcttataattattattattttctttatgttgtgtgctctatgttattaatactgtagcactttgagtttcactatgaatgaaaagtgcagtacaaattaaatgtattattattattattattattattattattattattattaagaaaaCAGTTTTGAGTACTTCTACCACTGCCAATACCAACATTCCCAGTTAGAAAAAGGGTGAATTTAAAGCAAGACAGAGTTTGCCTGTGGCCCCCATATCACTAAATCTGCCCCTGCACCTGATATTTAATCAAGACGTTTCGAGACCTTCGCTACCCTGGGCGGGTTGGATGTTTAACCACACCTGCCATCATAGAGTTTATCAACCTATGAATGTAGGCATGATGTAAAAATATGGGCGTGTTTCtccatttttacaaacattctGACCTGATGAAAATTCAAGGAGGATTGAAACATTGTCTTGATTAAATTTTGTGGTTTGGAGTAAGTGTGCAAGCGTTACCTTCTTCCATTGATACTACATTTTTAATAACAGCCTTGCACCTACATAATGTGCGTAAATCTGCTCTCCTTCAACTCTTTTAATGATAATGCAGCAAACAACActacatgtttaaaaatatatcagagttggctgtgtgtgtgactgtgacttGGAAGAGGAGTGGTTCATGTGGTTATGATGAAATGGTTGAGCAGGACTGTCAATAAGAGCTGCTGAGCCCCAACAAGCTCTCAAGCATCAGCCTCATTAGTCTCTCCAAAAGACAATAATTACCTATTTCTTATTAAGTTTATGTCTAATCAGATTCAAATACATTTACGTAACTTTCCTCTGTGTAGTTTTGCTGTGCCCAGTCCTGTCTGAACTTGTCTCTCTGCACTCTGAGTCACTGTGCTCTTTGCAAACACAATGCAGAAACATTAACTCTATAAAATCAAATGGTTTAATACAATGGTTATTGCTGTGATTGTTAACTGCCACAGACAtcaaaataaagctaaaaaaagaATGTCAACAGCTTCTATTTGGCTCTTACTAATGCTAAATGGATTAGTttagtcaaaatgtcaaataattgtaaaaaaaaaaaaaaaaaaaaaagggtcttTTTTATGGAATTGCTTCTCTTTTATGAAATATGTCTGAGTAAAATCTTATTAAAGTACAATTTTAAACCTAATGTGGAACAAACAATCAGTCTATCAGAGAAATATGACATAActagtttctcttttttattatcCTGCTTCACTTGTTAATGCAGGATGATAGAGCAGGACATCATGTGTAGAAAAGGTATCAGTAGAgagaaaaatgcagtttttaaatgGGAGGTTTGGTACATATTAGGTCAGCAGCAAAGACTTTTTCTTTATGAGGAAGTAAACATGAGGATATTTAGATTCGTCTTTTATTATACAATTTTTCAAATAGGTATATTGTATGATAAAGTGAGAGAGAGGTTAAAGTCACTCATGACAATGTCTGTAGTCAGAAATACCAATTACAgcttttatttaacattatCAGCCTGAGAGTTCAGTTTTTTACCtcagtcactgattttaaaaccACTGCctcattaatcatttatcaacTAGCCTCTGCAATCTCTGCCTATCTTCACCTGAGGGCAAAGGTCAAGGTGTGTGCAACTGTAATAAGCACCATGAAGCACCCTGTTCTGTCAGCAACATGTGCAACACACTACGAACATGTGAAGTCTATTATCTACAGCATGTCTTAAATTGTGCATGAACCTTTTTACTAGATGTACAGCAGTATTGTGCTTATTGCTGTGTGAACTGCTGCTGTCGTGGCATCATCACAAAATATTCCTGCATGTTTAGTGCAGTTGTGAAATTCAGTGATTAAAAAGATCAAAACTACAGCAGAATAAATGTTTACTCTTCATCCCTTTATTGGCCCACAATGAATGCAGAAGAATGATGCTGTCTTCTGAGTTAAAGATATTAGTGACTAAAAagtatgtaaataaaaaacaaagacttgTCAATTCAAACATAAGGACCAAATTTATTAAATGAACGTGACACAGCACTTACAATCACTTTCCAGTCTTTAACTGCATCTGTGCACTTTTAAAATGGAGCAAAGCACCAGAAACAAGACCCAATAATACTGACTGATCTTGATATTAAGAGCCCTTAATGTTTTAGTGGCTAAATGAATCTTAACCTTCTAAGTGGGAGTTGTTACTGAGgatttaaaattattttgataGCACAGTTCCAGTATCAAAATAAATACCACAGATGAAGAAGAGTGTCACTCAAGATGTTAGTAACCCTGCCCTACTTATCTTTGATTGAAGTTACATTACAAAATAGCACAGTGAgtttattgatttattcatCAAGTGACTTAATAAATTTATCATAGGCAGCTTGATCCATGAGGCCGTCAAGTTCTTCAGGCTTTTCAATCGTCATCTTGATAAGCCACCCTGAAAGGTAAGaagtttgtattttaaaaaaaggccaaaaatgtAGGAGAACAAGGAGAAAATCCCAGAAATGACTATTAATGTACAGGAGAGCAGTGAGGTGCTTACCATCTGCATAGCAGGCTTTATTCACAAGTCCAGGATTCTCTGCCAGCTCTGTGTTGATTTCACTCACTTCTCCTGTCAGTGGTGAGTACAACTCACTGGCAGCTTTTACACTTTCCAAGGCACCAAACTCTTCTGCAACACGCACATGAAGGCAACAACGTGACAATTGATACATCTTATCTCACCGCTGGACTCTATTACTTACAGAAATGTACACTGTATTTCAAATTCTTACCCATTTGTTCAAGTCTTTGGCCAACTTCAGGGAGTCCACAGTACACCACATCACCTAATGCTTCCTGAAAGGATAAAACAAATTGTATCAATTACAGTATAGCCTATACATCTAATAACAACAATTAAAAGcaataatctaatctaatctccaagttttgcattttaaaaaggctGATGATAATCTAGGTTTCTTTTAGTGAACAAATCCTatgaaaacaccaaaatcaACTATGTGTTTATTAGTCCCGTCTCTCTCAGCCCCTTCATTCCTACTGAGGACGTAAATCTTTAATAAACAATTATGTACTAtttttaaatgctaaaaaattATTGAATGAGCTGGGCAGTGTAGTTATTAGTAAACCTTACTCACACAGGAGTAATTGGTGAATTTGGTGAGGATTACAAAAccaactacagtgtgtgttcatggtaatgaggGAACATCCGgagcaacagtgtggctcactgatgagtttttaaaagtttttggaCACCAATGTtggtttggtcttttcatgggatatgtttaaaaaaagaagaatgaataTCACTATACCTATGTCTACCTCATAAGTGAGCggggtatttttttaaatcataaaaagGCACCATAGAGAGAGAACCAGCAGTGAAGacaaaattacacataaaaatCTCAGATGTATCAGAGCGGCTGCTGGGTAATACTTCTGCTTCACACAGTTGCAATGCTGACACAATTTATTGAGACTACTACCAACAGGAAAATATGTGCAACTCATTCATACAGGGGACTTATTATGACAAGCAGCCTAGTCAATAGTTTTGAAGCAGACACAGGGCCTGAGCTGATGATATCACCAAGATGTATAACTTTCTCTTGCCCATTCATACACAAACTTGGAAAAGACGCACATAAGGATGAGgaaacaatattaaaacaaaagcGTTTATGACTGATTAAATTGTCCTAGGTCATGTTCCTGCTACTCCTCCTCGATATCACCTATATAGTTTATtacctactgtatatttttaggCTACTTTACACAGGCAGGTAGAGCTGACCAGTTACATGTGAAATCATATACAGTGCTAATATGAATCTACAAACTCCTCTACTCAGTGACGCAAAGTGGGAAAGCTAGCTAATCTTCATACCTACTTCTTCAATAATGTAGAGAAGTAGTAGTATTGTGTGGACCTCAAAGACCATGGCCCTAACTTTTAGTATCAACACTGTGTAGACAACATTGAACATTATGAAGAAAATTTCTGTGAAAAAGAAAGTGTAGAAAATGACTAGAAGTACTAAAAAAATTGGTATTCATCACGTCTGTGTACGCTTTCCTCATGAGGCACTTGTACTTGTGCTGTGTACTTCCACACATTTTACCCTAAACTACAATACTCATCCACAACAAGCCTCATTTACTGGAACATTGGAACAATTCTCCAAAATAACAATTTATGGTAAAAAGACCTTTAAAGGCTGTAGGAAACATCACTCATTTTGAGATCCTGGAATAGTATCAGTACAGTACAGTTGAATATACTTTTTGCAACTCTCAAACTTTAGGTAGAAGTTTtaaattatgtatatatatatacacacacatacatacatacatacatatatatattgctGAGGAAGTAGTGCTGCAATTCTGCTGTGCAGCAGCAATACACAGAACAAACGCTGTCATAAAAACTGCTAATATCATGCTTCCACTGAACCCTCCAGTCAcagagtgaaaaaaaacccaacctcTGATAGGGTAAAATATGGATCATGGCTTCCTAAGTTGTACCGCCACCTACTTAATGAACTCTAAACTATTTAACATACAAATTAAGCTGTTAAGCAATTAAGCTTTTGACACTTCACACACTGAATTTCACtagattgacatttttaaaagggACCACATTAACAATGACTTTGCCATTCTTGAATGCACCCAAGGTCAACTGACAGTTGTCTATGAAAATATCAGTAAGTAAACAGAAAACCTATCAGTGTACACTACAGTCATCCTTGTATTTACTACAGTTAATGTTAAGCCATTCTGTGTTTGGTGGATGACATTTCAGGCTGCTATACAATATTTCCACAAGGTCAAAGCATGTACAAGTACACAATCTCAAATTAAAAGTGTGAATTGAAACCCTCCAGACTTTGCTGATTGCCTCCACGTATATGAGCATTTCTTTTGGGATTGTAGTGGTGACATATTAGGGTTCATGAATATAAATAGAAGTAGTGAAAACACTGTGTGCAAAGAAGACAATGCTGTCGATTGATATCCTGATAATCAGGTAAACTATTTGAATCACTGAAGAAAAATGAGACATGTGGAGTGATTCTGAGGTGTGAAAACAGGCTAGACATGTTTTCATTGCGCAATCCATTTATTCCCAGGATATTATATTCCAGTGTCATTTGAGAAAAAAGATGGTTCGGGGtactcaaaaataaaaaaagattaaggTCAGCAGCAGAGATAAAATTATTTGAACTTGGGCTCAGTGGCAAAACTGAGTGGTGCCCATTGTCAGGTTGAATGCTCTAGCAATAGCAGCTCTAGCAATAGCGGTAATAACAGTTCCTCTAAAAGCCACTATTAAGGTAAAGATAAAAAACACCTGCATTTAAAGTTTAGACTGCCCTTGAGATTTTCTGCACACCACTGCAGTGTGGTGCTAATCAGTTTTCTCAAACAATAGtcataaaacagtaaattagCTTGTTGTTGTAGTACAGTTTCTGCAGGCTAGGACAAAGGGCAGCACTGAACGGCACAATTCAGACATTAGTATATCACTATTTTTAGATTGCCATCAGTAAACCTCTGACCCAAGTGTGTCATAAATCAACGCTTAGTGAAAGGGAAGACAACAACCTACCTGAGCGTAACTGCTGATGCCAACTGTGCCGACTCCACCCTCAACCCGCACCCACTCATGCTTATCTGTGAACTTTAGGGCTGTGGAGAGAACAAAGGATCAAGTTAGTTTGTAACAGATCAATTAATTAGTTTGTGTAACTGAGAGGAGTCTATAAATCAATATACACTATGATTAAAGAAATAAACGTTTGTGCTATGATGAACCTTAAGAGATACATGGAGCACAGTCTTGATAACAGTCAAACTGATAAAACAGACTAGAGGAAGCCCAACAGTCTCAAATCATGTCATTTGTATGTCCAAAGACAATCTTTATTGTACTATGAACCGGAGCTGATTACTTATGCAACAACATGTGTGGCCAAAACCTGTAGATTACTGATTGCAGCGAGAATCCCTAAAACATTTACAAGTCAAAATCACAAGCATTCTGCAAGTGCAGTTCCTGGGTAATGACAATCCAACATTTGACAGAAAAAGTTGCAAGCAGGTGCAAATAAAAACTGCTGGCCGCTGCGTAAGTGGACAAGTCAgatctaaactaaaaaaaaacaaagaattagaGCCTTTTGATTCCAAGCTCATGCTGTCATCCTTACTATAACCCCGTGGGAAGAACAGCAATGCCTCAACAATTTCCAGTGTTGGCATCAGACCATGCAGAAAAATACAGGTTTGAACCAGATTGTGAACTGTGTAAGATGCTGATGCATGGCCGGAGAGAGCGCTGTCAGTCCTGAGAGCGGACTGTCCCTGCTGAAAAAGGGCAGGATACATGCTTTTATACTGTTTTTAACCAAATGAGAGCCTTAAAAAGAGCTTTAACATTTGACAAGGTGATTGGCAGAAGAATAAATAATGCACAATTACAATTTTAGACCACATTGTACACGTGGGATACATCCCTCCACAGCTGCTCGTTGCACTTATCCAGGATCATGTGTGCATTTTTCTTTAATAAGTTACTACATGTTGCATGAGACATGGGTAATTAGTTGTTTATGGTCGTTAATTAACAGCCCAATCCGGAGCTCGTGGTTGGAGACTGTAACCTTGGTAAAAACACACGTCTTCCAATAACATCACACAGGGTAAAATAAAGCTTTGTTGTAGACTGCCTGCTAATTTTCTGCCACCTAACTTTCAGCTGccctcctctgctccgctgcgGGAAAGTGACACAAACTGCGTGAGTTTTTTCGCCcctagcagacagacaggaatgCGTGACCAGCCCGCATGTAGTTACAATGTAACATTACGGCTCCTTTTGGGCAatctttttgggtttttttctgttaccTGTGGACAGGACCGAGGTCGTGCTCAGTGTCCGCGGAGAGTCGCTCCTCCACAGCAGCCGAGTCGCTGAGAATTGCGCTGCTGTCGAGAGCTGAGGCAGCCTGGGAGAAAAGTTTGCGGAGAGGCACCGCAGCGCTGCTCTCATCGCCATCTTCACTCAGTGTGTGTGGCGACTCTTTaatccagtgcacatacacttgACCGCGGGAGCGCGCACCATCCCACTGGGTGCGGGCTCCCGCGGGGGgaaagggaggagggggtgtgGGGGTCCGGTCTAAAGTTTGACATTGAATGAACACAAACTTAACGAATTAATatttataaacaaaatatatacattatttacaaattaactaaaaaaaacactgaaaatttaaaaaatgacctcCTTACATGTTGTGTCatctaaaaatatgtaaaaatgtaaaaataaataaaatgtgtgcaAAAATACTTCTAAGAATAATCATTTGTATCTGATAtgggttttccacaaaaaaagtcaattgGTTAAAAATTCTTCTACtctttctcattaaaaaaatccagaatctatgaaaatgcaaatttatttagtttttaaagtTTCACTGCTGGACACGAGATGTCTGCTACTTTACTAAAAAGcaaattctcagtgtttgtgcttcaagttttcacattACACTTGTTTAAGTTTCATATAGGACCACAACTGGCTCCAAATTATATGTGATGTCACTAATCTTTCTAATCTTTTGTGAGCACAAATAAACTTTCCCCCCTTTGTCtgattaatttgaaaaaaaaaaagcctttaagtgtcaaactctgcacacacgtCATTCTccacagtgaaggtcaaacattacagtcaggtgacaataagaaaaacacatttttgagtggagggagactttcacttttgttttaatCCTGCTTCAATTGTATGTATAACGTTGTGgtgttcattttgtttgtgttattttgtttctgCATGTCCATGTTTTGTAATTGAatctgtgtgcttttgtttgttggtttttcatGTGTAGGTTGCTGTGTgaaagaataaaaccaaactgaagcaatgcaataaaatgtcaatgtcagcGCAGTCAATTATATTTACTCCTCTGAGCCCTTATTTAACTTTTAGTGGCACACAGCTAAACAGATCATGTGGGAGTTGTGACACAAATTTCTAGATATAATGGTGCTTTCAAGTTTGAAAAAAAGGGACATTTAGTTACTCAGAGAAAATCATTGCAGGATGGACtgacaagaaaaacattgaagTATAACCCAAAcgtaaaagctttttaaaaccCTTCTTAGTAGTTTAAGTAAAAActtgaaaagacaaaacaattacaGTGAATTAGTTGGCAAACATaatgatcatttatttatttaagttacTAATTAAGACCTTGCAGCTAAAACATTCTTAGCTGTACGGCCAGAGTAACTATATCTACTACTCTGACCTCCCAgtcaaaatgtccaaaaaagcCATTTCATCAGCCAGCAAAAGATTATCATATCGACTTGAAATCATGTGAAcaattattcaaatattttgtctCCTTTATGTGAAAAAGggattgttattattgttaccATAAGCATTATTTAAGTCAGTGACCCTCAAAACAACCAAAATCTTTTCCTGTAGTGACAAAATGCTGAATGTTAACATTTCTCTCAGTTGTGGTTGACTTCAAACTCTTAACAGGTGACATCTTCATAATAGAATCAATTTCTATTACATTTTTAGCTTTAACCAACCATTCAAATAGCATGTGAAAGAAACACAGTGATGGCTCGACGCGCACAATATGTGCTGG includes these proteins:
- the gcshb gene encoding glycine cleavage system protein H (aminomethyl carrier), b, whose amino-acid sequence is MAMRAALRCLSANFSPRLPQLSTAAQFSATRLLWRSDSPRTLSTTSVLSTALKFTDKHEWVRVEGGVGTVGISSYAQEALGDVVYCGLPEVGQRLEQMEEFGALESVKAASELYSPLTGEVSEINTELAENPGLVNKACYADGWLIKMTIEKPEELDGLMDQAAYDKFIKSLDE